AGTATGAAATAATTAGATGGAGAAAATTAACATAAACCTTTCCTTCAGTTTATCGGAAAGGGACACCTTTCTTGCACTTACTTCAGCCAATGCGATAATTTCACAAGCTAAAACCAACCATGATACACATGCAGGCTTctgaatgttttaaaaaaaacatttagacACGTGTATTCGCCCATTTATAGCTGCTAAAAATACTAAATCTAATTCATTTTAAAGAGGACAAGTTTAGTTACAGGTGTCTCTTAGAAAAACTACTGACAGAATCCATGAAGCCTaccttttcctttatttttggaataaaaaattactgcTTTTGctcaaccaaaagaaaaataaagttaattaaaaaacttaacacAATCAAGAGATCTTATGCAGTCCTCTCCAGAACAGTGGATTGGATACACACCCCACTATATCACATGGAGGCTCTATTGTGTACCTCAACAAAAGAACAATTTGACAATCatatgaaattttaattatCTACACGTTTTATCTAAAATGCAGGGGACCATCTTTgttgaaaaaattgaattgagaTTTAGTTGAGGTCAAACTTGGTttaaccctaaaaaaaaaaggatatccATGCCAAGCCCTGTTTGCTTGTTGGACACACAGTACACGCCTCTAGTCCATGAGAACCATCATACAAACCTTCCTCCGAGATTATGAATAATCAAACATATTTCAACAACATAACATCACCAAGTCAAGAGTATGAAATGCAGAATCAAGAAAACGTAGTCACATTACAAGTGGTTTTATCATCCTCAGAGCAAGTTGATATTCTCcaagaagtaaaaataaaataaaaaatatatatgataaaatattCCAATCCTCTAACCAAAGTAAAGGTAAACAAATAAGCCTGTTTCCATTCCCAGAATTACCAATGAACCATCGACAGTCTATGGCCTTTTGCACTGCACTTGAGCtcaaaaatacaataaaactaAACTGAAGAAAGCCTTCCAGTACACTTACGGACGAGCTAAATTGATTTATTTCCTTCCTCTATTATCGTCTGATACACACAAATCACAACTCTTCACAATTTAAATCCAAAATGAAActgtataaaatgtaaaaagcCTAAAATTTACCAAAGAAACACCCAAACACGCATCATTATAAAAGGTCACATTTAGATTGCCCTTGAAACAAATTTATGCAAATGCCAATCTAAATTATACATAAACAATCCACTAAGTAACTCAGAATCATCAATCCATGAATTTCATACCAACTCAAACAAGTGTCCAATATTCAGATACCAAACAACATCATAGCATTAGCTGCATACACATCAATAAAGCTAATCACAAGTGGAACATATATGATTACACATACATCAGATATGGATACAAATCAAAATTACCTCTTAGAGAAGTTACTGTCAGAAGCAACAGTAATCTTGCTCTTCTCCCGGGTTACAGTGACAGTGTCACCAAGAGCACCAGCCTTGCCACCAACCTTGATCCTCTCCTGGAGAAACTTCTCCAGGGATGCAATGTCCATGATCTTGTCCTCCACTGGCTTCGTACAGTCAACAGTAAACGAGACTCCCTTCTTCTTCCCCTTGGGAACTGGTGCACTCCCTCGACTCATCTTCGATTATCCTCTATAATccacacaaaataaaacaaacttaTCAAATTTCTTTATATGAATCACtgataaacaaaacaacatacACACTACCTCAACTGAACTTGCATTATACCTCAAAATGCAAGCATAATGGTTATTAATTTATCAATAGATGCACCAAGGCAAACACCACTCTCCCCCTTAAAAAAGCACACACATCTATCCATCCCTACACCCATACATacatctataatttttttcccctctgcTCGACTATTCACACAATTGAATACCAAATGCCTTTGAAACACGCATCTAGAATGCAAATGACATACTCTCAATACATACACAAATCACACATATACATAAACGTACATTTTGCTTATTAAATCCATGTAAAAGAGTCCCTTAGATTTAAAAGCAGaccatatatacatacataaacAAATACACTATCGGGTCAATACAGCAACCACAGACATCATACAGCAAATCCCATCTAAACAAAACAATCTATTGAGTTAATATTTGACATACAAAACTaccatatatacatacacacacagaatgtcacacacacataaaaaccTAGGAAAGTAAAGCAAACCCAGTTACAAAATCTTAGTATTTCGAATAGTTACGACATGAATCACCGAAAATCTCAAACAAAACGTAGATTGTCACAACCACTTGGGCCTCTTtctaaaatacccaaaaacaacaGAAGCTTTTaaaacaacaatcaaaaaaaaaaaaattcagaaaccCAGAAATCTAAACAGAAAAAACGATAAAACCCCATGTTGTTTCATGATATCCTCTTCATTTCCCCACAATCCAAATCATATCATTAAGAAACTCATTTTCCTTCACTTCCCCTcgttttcttagcaaccaaacacagacacaaacagagagagagagagagagaggtaccgAGTTACAGAGCTTGGAGCTAAGCGGCGTGAGAGATGAGAATAGAATACGAGAGAGGGTGCGGAAGCTAGGGTTTTGGTATTTAAAGATTGGTTTGCtatgtgggttttgttttgtggaCTTTAGGATTTGGTCTATAGGCTCAAGTTTTCTCTATTTGAGTTGGGCTGGGCTTGGCCGTTGTAACTTGTAAACCTGTTTCTGATTTGTAGTATCCAGTTAGATCCAATCCAAGCATGTCTAGCTTTGTGCTGGTATCTTTATATGTGTCACTTTTACACATGTAACGACACTCACGTGGGAATGGGCTTAACCTCTTTCTATTTCAAACCTGTTTTAACTTGTACCCAATTGGGTTGAATCTAATATCATATGATTTGATTCATTTGTGTGTTATGTTTAGATTTGAGCTAACATTTGGAATTACTGTTATCGATGTAATGACATTCACATATAAATGgacttaacttattttttatttgtaccTATATTAACTTGTAACTATTTATGCCGTCCAATATGAAATGAATCCATCTAATTTGACCCACGTCAGGTTTAGACGTGGATTTGTATTTAGCTTTGAGCTAACATTTGGAGTTACTATTtgatatcgctccgaatcagtGAGGTGAATGGCCTGGCTTCGGCGGGCTATAGAAACGGTTGATGGCCTGCAAGGAAGAAAACGCGatcaaagaggagaccggagaagaccggtcGAACCCCCTCCGATGGAGAAGTTAGTCTCATAGAGAAGGAAGTtccaagtattttggaaaattgtctgaGAGAAAAATCTTAcctctgtcgggttcagaccggTTCCTTATATAGGGAGCCTGGGACggttatttgtccaataacctccccaggatttgtggaaaccaacAACTCCGGAGTTAACTACCTCAACGGATATAAAACTGTAACCGCTAATGGAAGTTAACTCTTTCGAAGGGTTTGTTGAGATAGTTGCGGGTTTATTCGAAAGTCTGAGTGTTGCGCTTTCGTCCGTCTGGTGTGGGACGGTTTAATCGTCCAAGGATATCAAACGATTGCTCACGGACGAACCTAATGGACGATCATGTCGTCCATGGGAGACTTAACTTATGGAGtggtgctattattcatggacgtTTCTCCTTCTTCTGGATAAACTCTTGAATCAATCTGCGCTGTAGGCTCTGGACGAGCCATTTGGACGAGCTGGAGATGAATTATTTTCCGCTTCTCTATCACTATTATCCATATAACAACACTCACATATAAATGGGCTTAACCAATTTCTAATTCATGTTCATATTAACCTGTACCCATTGAGGTCCaatatgaaacaaaaatatCTAATTTGACCTGTGTCATTTCTAGCTTTGGGCTAGTATTTGTTGTCATTGTTATACATGTATCGACACTCATATAGGAGTAGGCATGTGTAACTGTGACATAAAATTTGGTTTATTGATCCACTTTTATGTAGCCCCCTTAATTgggttttttgtcttttaaacaaattatagaaatatattttttatctttaaattttggttCTACTTCTATTTTCAACTTACACTTCCCTCtcttctgtttttgttttaaatttttcaaaaatgaaattataatttttttttttaagttagggATAAAAATTGGACTTGATCGAATTTCAACAACGAAAAATGTATTTcaaccaaaaatttttttttttaacgttgAAATTTTCAAGATActattttgaatctttgatgtttgttaaaaatatatatatgtatatatatattttaagtaaagctatgaaaaatacatcaaaatttTGTCTATAATTCTTTAAACTTCTGTGTTAAAAAAcaaggaggttttttttttttttttttttttttttttgaggaaaaaaacaaaaggaggtGTTTTCATAACATAATCAAATTAGTCTTAACCTGTGCTAAATGTGATTgtgatattataaatttgagaTACGTACCAATAAGTTATAATGTCACAATCACATTTAAAATATGAACCAATAATTGttaaatttatatgatttttagttgGAATGGAATTATGGAAGCACAAATATTATGTTAGACCCAAAATAgtattgaaaatttattaaaattggtaATATGTAAGTCGCAAAATAATGGATTTATGttcatttaatttcttttggttGATCAGAATGATGGATCCAACAtattaattggatttttaaaattaaaattaaaataataataaaaagttcaAACTACATTATCAAGATTGAGACTTATTAAATTGTGAAACTATTGTGCTTCTATTCCAACTAATTTTGATCCACATGTACTAAAGTACTCTTCTTGAggtttatttgaaatatatgcTTATGAATCTCATCTTCTCCTGTCATAAAATTTTCCTTACCGAGAAAATAAACACCATAGAATGATAATTCTCTTTTTCATCCCCTCTCTTTTGGGAGAATGTACATTAGTTATGGTTTATGAAACCAATTATATGGTGAACATATTTTGGTCACCCTCTAGGCCTTTATTGTCTGTGTTATTGAGCtgaccaaaattcaaaatttcttttagcTTCCAATTGAATAAACCCCAGAATCCAAGTAAAACTTAAAGCAGAATATGTTAGATTCTAGGTAGGACCATATCCGAGCACTCTCTCCAAAATTCCCAATTAAGATTGGCAGTTGATAATGATCCTTGATAAAATGGGTGGACAAGGtaacataacaaaaaaagatttaacAGTCATTTCTGAATCCAGTACAAATGAACATCAGATTCTAGCAAATACAACACATTATGAACTGTGtataaag
This genomic stretch from Quercus lobata isolate SW786 chromosome 3, ValleyOak3.0 Primary Assembly, whole genome shotgun sequence harbors:
- the LOC115979895 gene encoding 60S ribosomal protein L22-2, which encodes MSRGSAPVPKGKKKGVSFTVDCTKPVEDKIMDIASLEKFLQERIKVGGKAGALGDTVTVTREKSKITVASDSNFSKRYLKYLTKKYLKKHNVRDWLRVISSNKDRNVYELRYFNIAENEGEEED